The genomic region CGACCGACCCTGGAACTTCTGCTCGCGCTCTCGCTCGCCTTCCGGGCTCCGCTCGACGACCTGGTCGGCGCGCCCGAGGTGGGGGACCCGCGCATCCGCCTGAAGCCGGGCCGGGTGAAGGGCCGAACCGTCATCCCACTCACTCGGCAACCCGACGGCATGCAGGTGTGGAAGATCGTCGTCCCGGCCGGCAACGTCATCCCGGAGACACGCGCGCACGACGGGCACGAATGGATTTACGTGCTGTCGGGACACCTGCGGCTGGTGCTCGGCGAGCGGGACTGGGTGCTCGGGGCCGGCGAGATCGCCGAGTTCGACACCCAGGTTCCGCACTGGTTCGGCAGCACCGGCGAGGAGGCGGCCGAGATCCTGAGCATCTTCGCCAGGCCCGGCGAACGCATGACCGTGCGGACCTCAACCTCCGAAATCTGACTGGCGAGCGCCTTGATCGAAGCCTCTGACCTGCCGCAGCCAGCGGGCGCTGATCCGATCGCGCGAGAGTACGTCACCGAGAGCCTGCACCAGGCGATCGCGCCGTGCTGATCATCGGCGGAACGGCAGGGCAGAGTGATGTGCAGGCCAGCCTCCGGCAAGGCAGCAGGACGACATGGCAACCGCCGAAGGGCCGGCCGGAACCTTCGGCGGTGCCATCGAGCAGTTCGTCCGGCGACTAGCGGATCATCGCCTCAGACGACGGCATGAGCGTGTAGCAGATCCTGCCGTCCACGAGCGTCGCGTAGCTGGCCGGGTCCACCCAACCTCGGGCGATCCCGGAGGTCATGTTCCGCAGGGTTTCGGAGACGTCCCATGCGCCGTCGTCCCAACTCGTGCCGTAGTAGCGCTCGGTGTGACCACCGTTGTCGTAGATGTCGACCCAGATCTGGGAAACGATGACGGA from Kribbella flavida DSM 17836 harbors:
- a CDS encoding helix-turn-helix domain-containing protein, whose amino-acid sequence is MRSVDETSSSIAAVLEQAGPRLKRFRVQRGITLAGLAAATGISKSTLSRLETGRRRPTLELLLALSLAFRAPLDDLVGAPEVGDPRIRLKPGRVKGRTVIPLTRQPDGMQVWKIVVPAGNVIPETRAHDGHEWIYVLSGHLRLVLGERDWVLGAGEIAEFDTQVPHWFGSTGEEAAEILSIFARPGERMTVRTSTSEI